CTCGACCCGCTCCACCGAACTCGTGGTGGCCCCGCCGATGCTGGAGGAGACGTAGATGCCGTCGATGTAATAGGCCGCATTCGCCTCGCCGCGACTGGGCGCGGACGCCATGCCGCGGATGACCGGGCGATCGAAGTCACGCCCGGTCTGCGGCAGGGTGTTGAAGTTGACGGTGAAGTTGGCGATGTCGTTGTCGCTGAACAGGCCCTGCTGCTCGAGCTGCTCCGCGCCGAAAGCGCTCACGGAGATCGGCACGTCCTGCAGGCTCTCCTCTTTCTTACGGGCCGTGACCACGATTTCCTGGATCTGCGCGCTTGCCGCGACCGGCAGCAAAAGCGATGCGCACAAGGCGATCAAGGCCGCGCGAAATGGCAGCCAACGCGAAGTCCCCGACATCTTCCCTCCCCGGGCGTTACAGCGGGCGAACGATCGTTTCAGGATCCGCGCGACTGTGAAATCCGCGCCTGACCCCGTCAAGCAATTCGCCGCATCGCGGGCGTTTTATGCAGCCGCCGTCCGCGGTACGGCCGCGGCGAACGGCCGACGCCCGAGCCAGAGCACGAGCGCGGCGAGCGGGACGGCGGCGCCATTGACCAGCGCGAGCGACTGGCCGATCGCCCCGGGCCCGTTGAAGAACCGGTCTGCGATCATGCCAACGGCCGTTGGCCCGGCGATGGCGGTGATCACGTTCAGAAACAGCATCCAGGCCGCCGATACCTGCGCCCGCAGTGGCCCGGGCGTAACCACCTGCAGCGCGGCCGGCGCGCAGGCCAGCGCCAGGCTGGCGCAGAAGGTGAGCGGACAGAAGAGCGCGATCGCGACGAGGCGGTCCTCGCCCGTGGTGGCGAAGAGCACGAGCGGCAGCATGCAGGCTGCGGCCAGCAGGCCAACCCGGTGCATGGCATCGAGATGGCCGCGCCGGAGGAAGGTATCGGCGAGCCAGCCTCCGGCATACACGCCTGCCGGCGACCACAACAGGACGATGAGGCCAAGGACGAGCCCGGTCTCGCGCGGCGCGAAGCCGAGCACACGCCCGAAGTACACCGGCGCCCAGGTCAGGGTGGTCGTGATCGGCACGAACAGCAGCGCGAAGCCGAGGAAATGCAGGCCGTACACGCGCCAGCGCGAGGCCGCATAGCGCAGCACCTCGCCGAGTCGCTCGGCCGCGGCGACGCCGGCTGGCGGCGCGCGGCGCGCCGGCTCCGGCACGGTGAGCATCAGCAACACCACCACGAACCCGGGCAGGCCCACGACGAAGAACACCACCTGCCAGGGCTCGACCGCACCGATGAACGGCAGCACCTGGACGCTGCTGGCGCTGATCAGCCCGATCACCACGCCGCCGACCAGCAAAGCCACGCCGGCGCCGACGAACGCGCCGGACTGGTACACACCGAGCGCGCGGCCGAGCCGGTCACGCGGAAACAGGTCGGCAATCATCGAGAACGCGGCCGGCGCCAGCGCCGCCTCGCCGGCTGCCACCCCGACGCGCGCGAAAAACAGCTCCCAGAAGTTCTGGGCCAGCCCGCAGGCCGTCGTCATCACGCTCCAGACGAGAATGCCGCCGGCGACGATCGCCCGGCGGCTGTAGCGGTCGGCCAGGCGGCCGAGTGGCAGCCCGAACAGCGCGTAGAAGACGGCGAATGCGACGCCGAGCAGCCAGGCAAAGTCGGTATCCGTGAGGCCGAGATCCGCCTTGATCGGTTCCACCAGCAACGACAGGATGATGCGATCGACGAACGAGAAGATGACCGCGATGAACAGCACGCCGACGGCGTACCAGGCGCGCCCGGGCTCCGGCCACGGCGGTTGCGATGTCGTCCGCTCCTGCACACCCACCCCCCGGCAAATCGCGGCCGCGCCGCGCCCCGACCATTTACGGCAGATCCGACAGATCCTGTTGCCAGAGCATAATTGAGGACAACCCATCTAAGAACTGCTTCATCGCCGAGCTGCGGGGACGGGGCGCCGTCGCCGCGGAGTCGATGCGTGAATCCCTCGCGGTGGCTGCTGGCGGGGACGCTGCGCCGGGACGCTTGCTACGGCCGTCCATGGCCTTCGCGCGCTCGGGTTTCGCCCGCGCTGCGCATCCTGCTGCGCGCGGCTCCACACGCCCGTTGCAACGCCCCCGCCAGCAGCCCTGTTGAGTTCACCGATGAGGTCGGGTCAGTGCGTGCGAACGCGCCGCAGAGCGCACGTCGGTGGTGGCCCGCTGTCCGGCGAGAGCACGTGTGGAGCCGGCTGCCAGGAGGGCAGCAGCCGGCGTAACCCGTAGCGACGAGCACAGGGACGTGCGAGGAGCGGCGCTCGGCGGGCAGCGGGGCACCACATCACCCGCAGCTGCCGGATGAGGACACACGCAGCTCCGCCAGCAGGCCCTGTGCGCGGGATCCGTGCGGCGACGTCGCAGGCGCCCCCGCAGATCGGCGATGAACCGGAACACTCTGCGCGGACTTGATCCGCGTCATCCATCCGGCTCCTGCTGCTTGCGGACCCGGCCCGCCGTTGAGTACTTTACCCGCCATGCGGACCCGAAGGGATGGGCGGGTGCGTTGCCAGGCCGGGCGCCGGCCGCTTCAATTCGAAACGGGGAGAATCATGCACGTCATGGCACGCACCGAAGGCCGCCTTGCGTCGAAGCGGGCGCCTTGGGCCAGCGCACTGGCCATCCTGATCCTCGGGCCGGCCGCAGCGCAGGCCCAGGATCGCATCGATGTCCTCATCGAGCAGCTGCAGCGCCAGAGCCAGGAAATCCAGCAACTGCGCAAGGAACTCGAAGAGTTGCGTGGCAAGGTGGAGCCGACCGCCGGGCAACCCAAGTACTACAAGGAAGACGGCGACGAGCCGCTGACGGGCTACGACAACCCCGGGCTGGAGCTCAGCGTCGCCGGGCAGGTGAACCAGGCCTACAACCTCGCGGACGACGGTGCCAACACGCGGAGTTACTTCGTCGACAACGACAACAGCAACAGCCGCATGCGACTGGCGGGTGTCGCCACCTTTGCCAACGGGCCACAAGCGGGCAGCACGCTGGAGATCGCCTTCAGCGGCAACAACTCCTTCGACGTCAGCCAGGACAACGAGCGGGCCGATGACTTCATGCAGACGCGCCGCGCCGAAGTCTGGGTGATGGACGAGCGCTACGGCCGCGTCATGTTCGGCCGCGGTTCCTCCGCTGCGGACAACACGGCAGAGTTCGACCTCTCTCTGGTCAGCGCACCGGTGATGCTGTCGGGAATCTCCTTCCCCATGGGCGGCCTGCAGTTCACCGACGGCACCGACCTGACCGGCGTCACCATCGGGGATGCCTTCTTCAATTTCGATGGGGACCGGATGAACCGGATCCGCTACGACACGCCGATGTTCGGGCCCATGCAGGTTTCGACCTCGGCCGGTTCGGACCAGCGCTTCGACGTGGCACTGACCTTCGGCGGCGACTACGACCACTGGACCGGCATGCAACTCGGCGGCTTCACCACGCTGGGCGCGATCGCGTACGCCGATCCCAACGTGCCCGGCGTCGACTCCCGCTGGTCCGGGTCCTGGTCGATGCTCCACAACGACACCGGCCTGAGCTTCACGGTGTCAGGCGGCCGCGACAGCGGCACGGACGGCGACAACCCCTACAACCTGTATGGCAAGATCGGCTGGGACACGCAGCTCACGCGCTTCGGCCCCACGGGCTTTGGCCTGGACTACACCTATACCGAGCACGTGACGGGCGACGGCGATCAGGGCGACTCCATCGGCGTCGCCGCGGTCCAGGTCTTCAGCAGCACCGGCATCGAGCTCTACAGCCAGTTGCGCCTGCTGAGCCTCGACCGGGCCATCGGCCCGGACTTCGACGATATCTGGGTGTTCACCGGCGGCACGCGGGTACGGTTCTGATGGGCCTGCGACTGCTGCTGGTGGTGCTGCTCTTCACGGCGGCCGCGTGCACCTCGCGGCCGCCGCAGCACGACCGCAGCGGCGAGACCCACTACAACCGTCGCGAACTGCAGGAGAGCCCCGGGCTGTTCACCGGCAAAACCGGCGAGTGGAAGGTCAGGCCCCGCCGGGCGGAGCCCGGCGCCAGCGACAGCGGCGACGAAGACTGTCCGGGCCGCGATTCCGATCAATGCGATAGCGAGCAGCGCCACTGAGCCGGCGCGCGGCGCTGCCGCGCGCTTCAGCCGCCGGTCATCGCGACCACCCAGGCCGCGATGACCGTGCCGCCCGCGAGCAGCCCCGCCAGCCCCTGTGCTAGTGCTCCGGCCGTCTGGCCGCGCTTCAGGCGCAGCAGCAACAGCCCGGCAACCGCCCCGGCGAGGAAGCCGGCCAGGTGCGCGACGATGTCGGTCTGCTGATCGCCGGTTCCCGTGTACGCCAGCAGCGCGACGGCGCCGACCACCGGCGAGGAGCGCCGCGCCCAGCCGAGCGCGTACCGGCGGGATAGCCCCCAGACGAATGCAGCCACCAGGCCAAGCGCCGCAAACACCGCGGTGGAGGCGCCGATGCTCCGGTGCGCACCGGACTGCACCAGCGCATTGAGCAGGTTGCCGGCCGCAGCCGACCATACGATCGCAAGCAGCGCCACGCCCGAGCCGAGGTACTGGCCGCAGAGGTACGTGAAGAACGCGCCGAAGAGCATGTTGCCCACCACATGCGCGACATCCCCGTGCAGGGTCAACGCGGTGATCGTGCGCCACCACTCGCCGGCTGTGACACGACCGGCGATCAACTGGCCCGTTTCGGTCCAGTCGATTCCCCAGCGATAACCGGCCTGGATGAGGTAGGCGACCAGCAACGCGATGACGAATCCGGCGGCACCGGCCATGCCGCGCGCGGCGGCGATGTCCGGCCAGGGCTCGATGTGACGGCGCGGATTTTCGTGCGCGTAGAGGCGCAACTGCTCCATGGCCAGCGGCACCAGCGCCGCCGGGACCAGCACATGGCAGCCATCGGGCTGCTCGGTCACGTGGTGCTCGATCTGCATGGCCTTCAGCACCAGCGCGCGTTCCTCGCACGGCCAGCGCATCACGGAGCGGAACACGCTGATCCACTCGCCGGGGGAAATGACTGTCGGGAACTCTGCCACGGAGCACTGCCCGGGCCGCTGGGCCCTGTGCGTCTTTTAGCTGCGCGCACCGCCAGTGGCAAGCCGCGCGGGGTGGGCACTCAGTGCGGGGCCGCGCCCTGTCTCGACAGGACCAGTTGCAGGCGATTGACGAGATCGCGCTCCACGTACGGCTTGACGAGATAGTCGGCGACGCTGTCGCGCATCGCGCGCACCGCGGTGGCGACATCGCCGAGCGCCGTCAGCACAACCGTGGGCGCCGTGATGTTGGCCTGGCGCAGGCGCGCGATCAGTTCCAGGCCGTTGATGCCGGGCAACTGGATCTCGGTGATGACGCAGGCGCGGGCGGGAAATGCAGCGAGATCGTCGAGCACTGCCTCGCCCGAGCGGAAGGTGCGGGTCCGGTATCCGGCCCGCTGCAGCAGAGCAGCGAGGCTCGCGCAGACCTGGCAGTCGCTGTCGACCACCATGACTGTGTACTCCTGCGGAGCGAACTGGGCAGCCATGAAAATAACGACGGTTCGCGCCGTGTCCTGCCAGCGGACGACGCGCAGATCCCCTTTGAAAAACCAGAAAAAAGTATCCGGAGGCCCGGCAGACGGGCCTATACGGACAACTACCTAAGATCGATGCGGACTTGCCACCGTGCCCGCCGGAAAACCGCCGGCAGGCCGCGTTGGAACGAGCGCCGGGCGTCGCGGCTCCGACGCGTGGAATCCGTCAGAACACCCGCACGTCGGGGATGTTGAACAGCGACTTCCACTCCCTGGCGATGAGCAGGTCCATCAGCTCGGAGGATTTGCCCGCCTGCTTTTTTTCCATCTCGAAGTGCAGCGTCACCAGCGCCTCGTCGACCTCCGGCCCGAAGAGATAGCGCAGGTACTCCATCGGGACGCGCGGCTCGTCCTCACGAATGTCGCCGCTCGCGTCGAAGGCCGGCGGCAGCATCGGCGGCACGTAGAAGACGTTCGGCTGCGTGCCGAACTCCGGATGCAGCGGCAGGGCAACCTTCCACTCGTGCACCAGCTTCCAGATCGGCCCACCGACGTCGTCCACGAAGCCGACGAATCGCAGCCGCCCGGGGCACTGGCGCGCACAGGCGGGCGCCACGCCCTGCTCGATCCGCGGAAAGCAGAAAATGCACTTCTGCGACTTTCCGGTCACGAAGTTGAAATAGACCTTGTTGTAGGGGCAGGCCTTGTTGCACTCGCGAAACCCCTGGCACTTGTCCTGGTCCACGAGCACGATGCCGTCGCGCTCGCGCTTGTAGATCGCGCGCACCGGGCAGGCCTCGAGGCAGGCGGGCTTCGTGCAGTGGTTGCACAGCCGCGGCAGGTAGAAATGGTAGTTGTTGGGGTACGTGCCCTGGCTCGTGTCTTCGTCCCAGTTGGCGCCCCGGCCGAGCGGCTTCTGCGGCGCGAGCACGCTCGCCTCGCCCTTGAAATACACCTGCTCGTGATTGAGCTCGACGACGTCCCCGTAATCCTCCTTCGGCAGGAGTGCGCCGGGTTTCAGCCGGCCGTGCTCCCAGCCGCCGCCGTGCTCCTCCCAGCCGCGCGGATACCCCGGGCCGGGCTTGGTCTCGACGTTGTTCCAGAGCATGTACTCCTGGCCCGGCTCGTCGGTCCACAGGGACTTGCAGGCAGCGGTGCAGGCCTGGCAGCCGATGCACTTGTTCAGGTCGATCACCATGGCGACCTGGTTACCCATGGCGGGGCTCCGCTTCGCCGGCGACGATCGTGCCGGCCTGCCAGGCGAGATCGGCTGCGAGGAAATCGCGCGTCGCCGCAACCACGCGGCAGTAGAGCGAGCCGGGCGCGAGCCGCTCCACCGCATCGGCCAGGCGCGGCACCCAGCGGGCCGGGTGACGCTCGGCGAAGTCGGCCTGGGCGAGCTGGTAGGACAGGCGATCGGCTGACTCGCGCGATTCGTGGTAACAGAGGAAGTGCATGAACTCGAGTTCGACGGAGAGGTGATCGGGCGCCCAGGCGTAGCGATCGGCCAGGCGGTAGCCGAAGTAGTCGTAGAAACGCACGAGATCCTCGCGCGTGCCGGCCTTCTGGCCCGTCATGAGATCCTCGCGGATCGGCGCCGGCGGGCCGTCGCTGCCGATTTCGAACAGGGCGCTGTACTGTCTTTTCAACTGCAGCAGGTCGGCCGCGGCGACCTCCTGCACCAGGGCGGCGCAGTCGAATGCGTACGGCAGGTCCGACCGCGCCGGTGGCGGGACGCCGGCGAGCGGATGTGTGTCCACATCGTGCGGCGAAGCGGTCAGCGCCGAGACCAGCGCATAGGCGCGACAGCGGGCGGCGGCCGTCGCTGCCGTCGCGCGGCCGGTTTCCTCCACGCGCCGCAGGGAGTGCGCCGAAGGCTGACCAGCGGCTGCGCTCATGCGGACCTCGCCGTTGCACGACGGCCCGCGGTGGCGCGGTCCGCTTTCTCGAAGTTGCAGGTGAAATCGCGGTAGGTCTGGTTCGGGGCGAAGGCGAGCGGCTTGTAGCCGAGATGCCCCCAGTCACCGGCCATCGTCGTCGGCTTGATGAGCCCGGCGGTCGGGATCACCGCGCTGAAGTTATGCCCGCCGGGGAACATCATCGGATCCCAGCCGTGGTACATGAACACCATGCCGGGCTGGATGCCGGCGCTCACGTGCGCCTGCGCGTAGAACTCGCCGGCCGGGTTGAACACCCGCAGCAGATCGCCGTCGGCGACGCCGCGCGCGGCCGCGTCGTCCGGATTGACGTAGATATCCGGCTCGCCGCGCTGGAGCGCCACCAGCAGCTTGTCGTCGCGCCACATGCTGTGGACGCCGTGGCGCGCGTGTCCCATGGTCATCTGCAGCGGGTAACCCTCGATGCGCAACGGGTCGCGGTGGCCGGGCAACTGCTCGTCGAACTCGATGAACCACTCGTGGTCGATGTAGAACTGCTGGCGGCCGGTGAACGTCTCATAGGGTTTCTTGTGCACCACGCTGCGCGCCACGTTGTCGTGGTACGGCGAGTCTTCGTGGTCCCAGATCGTGGACCCGGAGTGATCGACCCGGACGATGCCCTTCGCAGCCATTTCGGCAAAGGAGATCTTCGGTACTCCCGGGGTCGTGTTGATGATGTACTGGCAGACGTCTTTCACGTTCCTGATGCGCCCATCCATCGTGTAGTAATCCAGGGCACGCGTGTAGTCGCGCCGCACGGAGCGGCCGTCCACCTCGTCGCGCACCGGCGAGATGCCGCGCTCGCGCGCACGCCGCGCGATCGCCTCGATCAGCCTCCGGTTCGCCTCCCAGTCGTCCACCGACTCGCCGAGCGGCGGCACGGCGACATCGAGGACCTGCACGTACGGGATGCGCGACTGGAGCATGATATCGGCCCGCTCGTAGTGATGCGCGATCGGCAGGACGTAGTCGGCGTTGTGGGCGGTGACGCTCATGTCCGGCGTCAGCGCGACGATCATCTCCAGCTTGTCGAAGCCCTCGCGCCGCCAGCGGTTGCCCGACGCGCGCCAGTTGGCTGCGTTCTCGCCGGCAAAAAACGCCATGCGCCAGCCCTTGTCGCTGTAACTCGGGAACCAGTCCTCCTTGACGCTGTACTGGTAGCGCTCGTCGTACAGGTTGGCGAGCTGCTCCCCGTAGATCTCGCGGTTGAGCGCCTTCAGGTTCGCGTGGTCGTAGTCCCATGTGGTGCTCGAGATCATGCGCAGGGCGGGGCCGATATCGGCGAAGGCGAAGGCAGTCACGCCGCGCAGCTTCGGCGCGTTGCCGAACTGGATGCCGCTGCCCTCACCGCCGATGTTGCCCGTGAGCGA
This genomic interval from Gammaproteobacteria bacterium contains the following:
- a CDS encoding molecular chaperone TorD family protein, producing the protein MSAAAGQPSAHSLRRVEETGRATAATAAARCRAYALVSALTASPHDVDTHPLAGVPPPARSDLPYAFDCAALVQEVAAADLLQLKRQYSALFEIGSDGPPAPIREDLMTGQKAGTREDLVRFYDYFGYRLADRYAWAPDHLSVELEFMHFLCYHESRESADRLSYQLAQADFAERHPARWVPRLADAVERLAPGSLYCRVVAATRDFLAADLAWQAGTIVAGEAEPRHG
- a CDS encoding 4Fe-4S dicluster domain-containing protein — protein: MGNQVAMVIDLNKCIGCQACTAACKSLWTDEPGQEYMLWNNVETKPGPGYPRGWEEHGGGWEHGRLKPGALLPKEDYGDVVELNHEQVYFKGEASVLAPQKPLGRGANWDEDTSQGTYPNNYHFYLPRLCNHCTKPACLEACPVRAIYKRERDGIVLVDQDKCQGFRECNKACPYNKVYFNFVTGKSQKCIFCFPRIEQGVAPACARQCPGRLRFVGFVDDVGGPIWKLVHEWKVALPLHPEFGTQPNVFYVPPMLPPAFDASGDIREDEPRVPMEYLRYLFGPEVDEALVTLHFEMEKKQAGKSSELMDLLIAREWKSLFNIPDVRVF
- a CDS encoding molybdopterin-dependent oxidoreductase; the protein is MIQGLAASSAVLALRYAPAAEVATPSYRRWEDLMRNKWAWDRVTHGTHGTNCAGTCAFNVYIKNGIVWREEQQGMYAPSGDDVPDYGPRGCNKGLRHAKYMYGPQRVLYPMKRAGKRGEGRWQRVSWEQATTEIADKFLDLASRYGPECVSYGSGTQMSIKLASSAALSRFANITGVTVPEFYSGVGDLPTGVYMTLGAVYTGDTMASVFKSRCCLVWMANPAVTRIPDAHFFWEAKYNGTQVIAISPEFTPTAMHSNLWVHPKPGTDTALAMAMVHVILEEKLYKPEYIREQTDLPFLVRLDTKEFLREEDRTLVGKLAVRENVYYLWDEATGQPVVAPGTGLADPPVGRDRRKFETLELGAIRPALEGRWKVQTLQGEVEVTTVFELLKDKAAEHAPEKVTAITGVSPAMIRRVARLFAGAQPAMIYAGYSACKWLHGDMLQRAMLLMLSLTGNIGGEGSGIQFGNAPKLRGVTAFAFADIGPALRMISSTTWDYDHANLKALNREIYGEQLANLYDERYQYSVKEDWFPSYSDKGWRMAFFAGENAANWRASGNRWRREGFDKLEMIVALTPDMSVTAHNADYVLPIAHHYERADIMLQSRIPYVQVLDVAVPPLGESVDDWEANRRLIEAIARRARERGISPVRDEVDGRSVRRDYTRALDYYTMDGRIRNVKDVCQYIINTTPGVPKISFAEMAAKGIVRVDHSGSTIWDHEDSPYHDNVARSVVHKKPYETFTGRQQFYIDHEWFIEFDEQLPGHRDPLRIEGYPLQMTMGHARHGVHSMWRDDKLLVALQRGEPDIYVNPDDAAARGVADGDLLRVFNPAGEFYAQAHVSAGIQPGMVFMYHGWDPMMFPGGHNFSAVIPTAGLIKPTTMAGDWGHLGYKPLAFAPNQTYRDFTCNFEKADRATAGRRATARSA
- a CDS encoding response regulator; protein product: MAAQFAPQEYTVMVVDSDCQVCASLAALLQRAGYRTRTFRSGEAVLDDLAAFPARACVITEIQLPGINGLELIARLRQANITAPTVVLTALGDVATAVRAMRDSVADYLVKPYVERDLVNRLQLVLSRQGAAPH
- a CDS encoding MFS transporter; its protein translation is MQERTTSQPPWPEPGRAWYAVGVLFIAVIFSFVDRIILSLLVEPIKADLGLTDTDFAWLLGVAFAVFYALFGLPLGRLADRYSRRAIVAGGILVWSVMTTACGLAQNFWELFFARVGVAAGEAALAPAAFSMIADLFPRDRLGRALGVYQSGAFVGAGVALLVGGVVIGLISASSVQVLPFIGAVEPWQVVFFVVGLPGFVVVLLMLTVPEPARRAPPAGVAAAERLGEVLRYAASRWRVYGLHFLGFALLFVPITTTLTWAPVYFGRVLGFAPRETGLVLGLIVLLWSPAGVYAGGWLADTFLRRGHLDAMHRVGLLAAACMLPLVLFATTGEDRLVAIALFCPLTFCASLALACAPAALQVVTPGPLRAQVSAAWMLFLNVITAIAGPTAVGMIADRFFNGPGAIGQSLALVNGAAVPLAALVLWLGRRPFAAAVPRTAAA
- a CDS encoding rhomboid family intramembrane serine protease — translated: MAEFPTVISPGEWISVFRSVMRWPCEERALVLKAMQIEHHVTEQPDGCHVLVPAALVPLAMEQLRLYAHENPRRHIEPWPDIAAARGMAGAAGFVIALLVAYLIQAGYRWGIDWTETGQLIAGRVTAGEWWRTITALTLHGDVAHVVGNMLFGAFFTYLCGQYLGSGVALLAIVWSAAAGNLLNALVQSGAHRSIGASTAVFAALGLVAAFVWGLSRRYALGWARRSSPVVGAVALLAYTGTGDQQTDIVAHLAGFLAGAVAGLLLLRLKRGQTAGALAQGLAGLLAGGTVIAAWVVAMTGG